Proteins encoded by one window of Mangrovibacterium diazotrophicum:
- a CDS encoding SGNH/GDSL hydrolase family protein: MKFSRRGFLKSSAVQAAGIAAIPMIVSETVSASPKKKAEELSTGDVILFQGDSITDAGRNRERQLANDASSFGTGYALMAAASILEQNPEEQLKIYNRGISGNKVYQLADRWQEDCLDLKPALLSILIGVNDYWHKRNGKYDGTVEVYETDFRALLKRTLDSFPNVKLVVCEPFSIDGGTAIGEGWQDEFTPYREAAKRISDEFKTAWVPYHTLFKEALKHAPAAYWSPDGVHPSMAGAQLMAQAWLKVVFG; the protein is encoded by the coding sequence ATGAAATTTTCGAGAAGAGGCTTTTTAAAGAGCTCTGCAGTTCAGGCAGCGGGAATTGCTGCTATCCCGATGATTGTTTCCGAAACGGTGAGCGCTTCGCCCAAGAAGAAAGCAGAAGAACTTTCGACTGGTGACGTGATTCTTTTTCAAGGTGATTCAATTACCGATGCCGGGCGGAATCGGGAGCGCCAGCTTGCAAACGACGCAAGTTCTTTTGGAACCGGCTATGCCCTGATGGCAGCCGCTTCAATATTGGAACAAAACCCGGAAGAGCAATTGAAGATTTATAACCGTGGAATTAGCGGGAATAAGGTTTACCAGCTTGCAGATCGCTGGCAAGAGGATTGCCTGGATCTGAAACCTGCGCTGCTGAGTATTCTAATCGGAGTGAATGACTATTGGCACAAGCGCAACGGAAAATACGATGGTACGGTTGAGGTTTACGAGACTGACTTTAGGGCATTGCTGAAGCGAACTTTGGATTCATTCCCCAATGTAAAACTGGTCGTTTGCGAACCCTTTTCGATTGATGGCGGCACTGCTATTGGCGAAGGTTGGCAAGATGAGTTTACGCCTTACCGCGAAGCTGCCAAACGAATTTCCGACGAATTTAAAACAGCTTGGGTACCTTACCACACACTATTCAAAGAGGCATTGAAACATGCACCTGCTGCCTATTGGTCTCCCGATGGTGTTCATCCATCGATGGCGGGCGCGCAGCTGATGGCCCAGGCCTGGCTGAAAGTTGTTTTTGGTTAA
- a CDS encoding phosphoglycerate dehydrogenase, which produces MFKIQTLNKIDPKGLQNFPLDQYEIASEFSNPDAIVVRSQAMHDMELAKSLKAIARAGAGVNNIPIEKCTENGIVVFNTPGANAHAVKELVIAGMLLSARGIAPGIEWAKTLIGKGDEVPALVEAGKKNFGGNEIRGKRLAVIGLGAIGVLIANAAQALGMEVLGYDPYLSVKQALRLSRNVKRAEGIEVLLASADYVTINIPQTAETKGYINKDKIKMMKNGVRILNFARGGLVNTADMAAALESGKVGCYVTDFPDEATLKMKNVIPIPHLGASTEESETNCAIMAVDQVRDYLENGNIVNSVNFPEATMDRTGSPRLVIANKNIPTMVSQISSLLASEGLNIANMLNKNRADIAYNIIDLDGSCPGADLADKLKSIEGIIMVRILP; this is translated from the coding sequence ATGTTTAAGATTCAAACCTTAAATAAGATTGACCCAAAAGGGTTGCAAAATTTTCCGCTGGATCAATACGAAATTGCCAGCGAGTTTTCGAATCCTGACGCAATTGTTGTGCGCAGTCAGGCAATGCACGACATGGAGCTTGCAAAGTCGCTGAAAGCGATTGCCCGTGCCGGAGCTGGGGTAAACAACATTCCAATCGAAAAATGCACAGAAAACGGTATCGTCGTTTTCAATACACCGGGAGCAAACGCTCACGCAGTAAAAGAATTAGTAATTGCGGGAATGCTTTTATCGGCACGCGGTATTGCACCGGGTATCGAATGGGCAAAAACCCTGATTGGCAAAGGCGACGAAGTTCCTGCATTGGTTGAAGCCGGCAAGAAAAACTTCGGTGGAAACGAAATCCGTGGCAAACGTTTGGCTGTTATCGGTCTGGGTGCTATCGGTGTTTTGATCGCTAACGCTGCACAGGCATTGGGCATGGAAGTTTTGGGTTACGACCCTTACCTTTCGGTAAAACAAGCTTTGCGTTTGAGCCGTAATGTGAAACGTGCTGAAGGCATCGAAGTGTTGTTGGCCAGCGCTGACTACGTAACGATCAACATTCCGCAAACAGCAGAAACAAAAGGCTACATCAACAAGGACAAAATCAAGATGATGAAAAACGGTGTTCGCATCCTGAACTTTGCCCGTGGTGGTCTGGTAAACACTGCTGATATGGCTGCTGCTTTGGAATCAGGAAAAGTAGGTTGCTACGTAACTGACTTCCCGGACGAAGCTACCTTGAAAATGAAAAATGTGATCCCAATTCCTCACCTGGGAGCATCAACTGAAGAATCGGAAACCAACTGTGCCATCATGGCTGTTGACCAGGTTCGCGACTACCTTGAAAACGGTAACATTGTGAACTCAGTAAACTTCCCTGAAGCAACAATGGACCGCACAGGTTCTCCTCGTTTGGTGATTGCCAACAAAAACATCCCGACAATGGTAAGCCAAATCTCAAGCCTGCTGGCTTCTGAAGGTTTGAACATTGCCAACATGTTGAATAAAAACAGAGCAGACATTGCTTACAACATTATCGACCTTGACGGCTCATGCCCTGGTGCTGACTTAGCAGACAAGCTGAAAAGCATCGAAGGAATCATCATGGTTCGCATCCTGCCATAA
- a CDS encoding tagaturonate reductase translates to MELNRTNVENAAKYPSRILQFGEGNFLRAFVDWIVQKMNNEIDFNAGIDVVQPLPNGMVDLLNKQDGLYHVYLKGIKEGKPVKEFEFIQCINKGINPYTEFEVYKAAILNPELRFVVSNTTEAGISWDENDKLDMQPQNSFPGKVTALLYERFKAFEGAADKGLIFFTCELIDRNGDILKKYVLKHAENWNLGADFINWVNTACAFCNTLVDRIVPGFPKDDIKDIQAELGYEDNLVVVGEYFHLWVIEGPEWVAAEFPADKAGLEVKFVKDMTRFREQKVAVLNGCHTGSYAVSYLYGIETVREAYESLEVGNFMKEMVYEEVLPVLDGTEKELQKFAGKILERFSNPFIRHLWQSIALNAMSKWETRNLPSLLGFAEKHGMLPQKLVFSLAAMISYFKGETEGNTYTVQDDQWILDFYKEAWAECDGRPISIYQLVEKVLKLEKVWKQDLNNVPNLTLTVSHYLFLIQQVGMKKAVKAVLDANNPLMKITIEEKAKQEVANN, encoded by the coding sequence ATGGAACTGAATAGAACAAACGTTGAAAATGCTGCGAAATACCCAAGTCGCATCTTACAATTTGGAGAAGGAAACTTTTTACGTGCTTTTGTTGATTGGATCGTTCAAAAAATGAACAACGAGATCGACTTCAATGCAGGTATCGATGTAGTACAACCGCTTCCGAACGGAATGGTTGATTTGCTGAACAAGCAAGATGGTCTTTACCACGTTTACCTGAAAGGTATCAAAGAAGGTAAACCAGTAAAAGAATTTGAATTCATTCAATGTATTAATAAAGGAATCAATCCTTACACTGAGTTTGAAGTTTACAAAGCTGCGATCCTGAATCCGGAATTGCGTTTTGTTGTTTCAAACACAACTGAAGCTGGTATCAGCTGGGACGAAAACGACAAGTTGGATATGCAACCTCAAAACTCGTTCCCGGGTAAAGTTACTGCCCTGTTGTACGAACGTTTCAAAGCGTTCGAAGGTGCTGCCGACAAAGGTTTGATTTTCTTCACTTGCGAATTGATCGACCGCAACGGCGACATTTTGAAAAAATATGTACTGAAACACGCTGAAAACTGGAACCTTGGTGCTGACTTCATCAACTGGGTAAACACAGCTTGTGCTTTCTGTAACACACTAGTTGACCGCATCGTTCCCGGATTCCCGAAAGATGATATCAAGGATATTCAAGCTGAATTGGGTTACGAAGACAACCTGGTTGTAGTTGGCGAGTATTTCCACTTATGGGTAATTGAAGGTCCGGAATGGGTAGCTGCTGAATTCCCGGCTGACAAAGCAGGTTTGGAAGTGAAATTCGTAAAAGATATGACCCGCTTCCGCGAGCAAAAAGTTGCTGTACTGAACGGATGTCACACTGGTAGCTACGCAGTATCGTACCTGTATGGTATTGAAACTGTTCGCGAAGCTTACGAAAGTTTGGAAGTTGGTAACTTCATGAAAGAAATGGTTTACGAAGAAGTTCTTCCGGTATTGGACGGTACTGAAAAAGAATTGCAAAAATTTGCCGGCAAAATCCTGGAACGTTTCTCAAACCCATTCATCCGTCACCTGTGGCAAAGTATCGCTTTGAACGCGATGTCGAAATGGGAAACACGTAACCTTCCTTCATTGTTAGGTTTCGCTGAAAAACACGGCATGTTACCACAAAAATTGGTTTTCTCGCTGGCTGCAATGATTTCATACTTCAAAGGAGAAACTGAAGGAAATACTTACACCGTACAGGATGACCAATGGATTTTGGATTTCTACAAAGAAGCTTGGGCTGAATGCGACGGACGTCCGATTTCAATTTACCAATTGGTTGAAAAAGTATTGAAATTGGAAAAAGTTTGGAAACAAGACCTGAATAATGTTCCAAACCTGACATTGACTGTTAGTCACTACTTATTCCTGATTCAGCAAGTTGGTATGAAAAAAGCTGTCAAAGCAGTATTGGATGCCAACAACCCATTGATGAAAATCACGATCGAAGAAAAAGCTAAACAAGAAGTAGCTAATAATTAA
- a CDS encoding AAA family ATPase → MRKNIVVITGGPGFGKSSLIEALSVKGFQVGGEAAREIIGEQMETGGETLPWKNRRAFQQAVSQRRIDFWESVDGVDWAFVDRGIPDQLAFASFRGFEPSAILKSLASEYQYFPVVFICPPWNEIYVQDEVRTESFDEACRIHEMICKTYNDLGYRLVDVPLCSLEERCAFILSELKLSSGINQ, encoded by the coding sequence ATGCGAAAAAACATTGTAGTGATAACCGGAGGTCCCGGATTTGGAAAATCAAGTTTGATCGAAGCGTTGTCTGTAAAAGGTTTTCAGGTCGGTGGCGAAGCAGCTCGGGAAATAATCGGCGAGCAGATGGAAACTGGGGGAGAGACTTTACCCTGGAAAAATAGGCGCGCGTTTCAGCAGGCCGTTTCCCAACGGCGGATTGACTTTTGGGAGTCGGTTGATGGCGTGGATTGGGCTTTCGTCGATCGGGGAATTCCGGATCAGCTCGCTTTTGCTTCGTTTCGAGGTTTCGAGCCCTCCGCAATATTAAAGTCACTGGCTTCGGAATATCAGTATTTCCCGGTTGTTTTCATTTGTCCTCCCTGGAACGAAATCTATGTTCAGGATGAAGTTCGAACCGAGTCGTTTGACGAAGCCTGTCGGATCCATGAAATGATTTGTAAAACGTACAATGATTTGGGATACCGGCTGGTTGATGTTCCACTTTGCTCGTTGGAGGAAAGATGTGCCTTCATTTTGAGTGAATTGAAACTGAGTTCGGGAATTAATCAGTAA
- a CDS encoding DUF2179 domain-containing protein yields the protein MTDFYHSDLFSYLVLPVLIVLARISDVTVGTLRIVMVSKGQKRIAPLLGFFEVIIWLVTMSKIIQNIDNWVAYVAYGAGFAAGNYIGLILEEKLAVGIVHLQIITRTNADNLIAKLKAKGYGITYHDAYGANEKVAVIYSIIKRVDIAEVIETIRTYNPNAFYSIQEVKFVNKGVESTVRSMEGWRKSK from the coding sequence ATGACTGACTTTTATCATAGCGACCTGTTTTCGTACCTGGTTTTGCCCGTCCTGATTGTGCTGGCACGCATCAGCGATGTAACTGTAGGAACCCTCCGAATCGTGATGGTTTCCAAAGGTCAGAAACGGATCGCTCCCCTACTCGGATTCTTCGAGGTCATCATCTGGCTGGTGACCATGAGTAAAATCATTCAGAACATCGACAACTGGGTGGCTTATGTTGCCTACGGTGCTGGTTTCGCTGCAGGCAATTACATCGGGTTGATTCTGGAAGAAAAACTAGCGGTTGGTATCGTTCACCTTCAAATTATAACCCGCACCAACGCCGACAACCTGATTGCCAAACTTAAGGCCAAAGGTTACGGAATAACCTACCACGATGCTTACGGAGCGAATGAAAAGGTGGCTGTTATCTATTCCATTATCAAGCGGGTTGACATTGCCGAGGTAATTGAAACCATTCGTACCTACAACCCGAATGCTTTCTACTCCATCCAGGAAGTTAAGTTTGTGAACAAGGGCGTTGAGTCGACCGTCCGATCGATGGAAGGCTGGCGAAAAAGCAAATAA
- a CDS encoding REP-associated tyrosine transposase: MSADNYFITDQNAVYFLTFTVEDWIDVFTRKEYKVVIADSFNYCIENKGLEVYAWCLMSNHVHLVCRAKEGFRISDIIRDFKKFTAKSILKMIEKETESRKEWMLYRFRYAGKFDNRVKTYKFWQETNHAILLDNSNLIDQRINYTHENPVRAMIVYRAEEYLYSSARDYAGEKGFVHVRTTM, from the coding sequence ATGTCTGCCGATAACTATTTTATCACCGATCAAAATGCCGTTTACTTTTTAACATTCACAGTTGAAGATTGGATCGATGTGTTTACGCGAAAGGAATATAAAGTTGTCATAGCCGATTCGTTTAATTACTGCATCGAAAATAAAGGTTTGGAGGTATATGCCTGGTGTCTGATGTCAAATCACGTTCATTTGGTTTGTCGGGCAAAGGAAGGTTTCAGAATAAGTGATATCATCCGGGATTTTAAAAAGTTTACAGCCAAAAGCATTTTGAAGATGATAGAGAAAGAAACGGAAAGCAGAAAAGAGTGGATGCTTTACCGTTTCCGGTATGCGGGCAAGTTTGATAACCGGGTGAAAACATACAAATTTTGGCAGGAAACTAACCACGCTATTTTGTTGGATAATTCAAATTTGATTGACCAACGGATTAATTATACACACGAAAATCCGGTCAGGGCAATGATCGTTTACCGAGCAGAAGAGTATCTTTATAGTTCGGCCAGAGACTATGCAGGGGAAAAAGGATTTGTGCATGTTCGAACCACCATGTAA
- a CDS encoding transketolase family protein yields the protein MSNKLIERAADNVRILSAAMVEKAKSGHPGGAMGGADFVSVLFSEFLNYDPSDMTWANRDRFFLDPGHMSPMLYSILSLTGTYSMDDLKNFRQWGSVTPGHPEVDVARGVENTSGPLGQGHTMAVGAAIAERFLVARFGEWMAHKTYAFISDGGVQEEISQGAGRLAGHLGLSNLIMFYDSNDIQLSTETNEVTNEDTAKKYESWGWKVLTIEGNDIEAIRGALHVAHAEADKPTLIIGKTIMGKGAVTAEGANYERKCATHGMPLGEAGASLEKTIVNLGGDPENAFVIFDEVQAMFDARKAELIAAAAEKKAAQAEWAKANPELAAKFEKFFSKETPDFDFSKITQKANSATRAASSAVLAAFAGEVENMIVSSADLSNSDKTDGFLKKTTSFKKGDFSGSFLQAGVAELTMAAVMNGIALHGGVIPVCATFFVFSDYMKPAARLAGLMQLPVKYVWTHDAFRVGEDGPTHQPVEQEAQIRLMEKLKNHHGQNSMLVLRPADCEETTASWKLALENTSTPTALILSRQNITNLPSKGDRYSEALQAEKGAYIVTDCEGTPDVILLASGSEVSTLVAGAELLGKDGVKCRIVSVPSEGLFRSQSAEYQAEVLPAGIKKFGMTAGLPVTLEGLVGADGKVFGLESFGFSAPYTVLDEKLGFNGQNVYNQVKELLVMA from the coding sequence ATGAGTAACAAGTTGATTGAAAGAGCTGCTGATAACGTACGTATTTTGTCTGCAGCTATGGTTGAGAAAGCGAAATCCGGCCACCCGGGTGGTGCCATGGGCGGTGCTGATTTTGTAAGTGTTTTATTTTCTGAATTTTTGAATTATGACCCGAGCGATATGACTTGGGCCAACCGTGACCGTTTCTTCCTGGATCCGGGACACATGTCTCCGATGTTGTACTCTATCCTGTCGTTGACCGGAACTTACAGCATGGACGATTTGAAAAACTTCAGACAATGGGGCAGCGTAACTCCGGGTCACCCGGAAGTAGACGTGGCTCGCGGTGTTGAAAACACATCGGGACCTCTTGGACAAGGACACACAATGGCTGTTGGTGCCGCCATTGCTGAGCGTTTCCTTGTAGCTCGTTTCGGCGAGTGGATGGCCCACAAAACATACGCATTCATCTCGGATGGTGGTGTTCAGGAAGAAATCTCTCAAGGAGCCGGACGTTTGGCTGGTCACCTGGGATTGAGCAACCTGATCATGTTCTACGATTCAAACGACATCCAGTTGTCGACTGAAACCAACGAGGTAACCAACGAAGACACTGCTAAAAAATATGAATCCTGGGGATGGAAAGTTTTGACCATCGAAGGAAACGATATTGAAGCAATCCGTGGTGCATTGCACGTAGCTCACGCAGAAGCTGACAAACCAACCCTGATCATTGGTAAAACAATTATGGGCAAAGGTGCTGTTACAGCTGAAGGTGCAAACTACGAACGTAAATGTGCTACTCACGGTATGCCGTTGGGTGAAGCTGGTGCATCACTGGAAAAAACCATCGTTAACCTTGGTGGTGATCCTGAAAACGCATTCGTTATTTTCGACGAAGTACAAGCGATGTTCGATGCCCGCAAAGCAGAATTGATCGCTGCTGCTGCCGAGAAAAAAGCGGCGCAAGCTGAATGGGCAAAAGCAAATCCGGAATTGGCTGCTAAATTCGAGAAATTCTTCTCGAAAGAAACACCTGATTTCGATTTCAGCAAAATCACTCAAAAAGCAAATTCTGCAACCCGTGCCGCTTCATCAGCTGTATTGGCTGCTTTTGCCGGTGAAGTTGAAAACATGATCGTTTCTTCTGCCGACTTGTCAAACTCAGACAAAACAGACGGCTTCCTGAAGAAAACAACTTCATTCAAAAAAGGTGATTTCAGCGGTTCATTCCTGCAAGCTGGTGTAGCTGAGTTAACAATGGCCGCTGTGATGAACGGTATCGCATTGCACGGCGGTGTAATCCCGGTTTGTGCAACCTTCTTTGTATTCTCCGACTACATGAAACCAGCAGCCCGTCTGGCCGGTTTGATGCAGTTACCAGTTAAATATGTATGGACACACGACGCATTCCGCGTGGGTGAAGATGGTCCTACTCACCAGCCGGTTGAGCAAGAAGCTCAAATCCGTCTGATGGAAAAACTGAAAAACCACCACGGACAAAACTCAATGTTGGTATTGCGTCCGGCCGACTGTGAAGAAACAACAGCTTCATGGAAACTGGCTTTGGAAAATACTTCAACTCCAACTGCGTTGATTTTGTCTCGTCAAAATATCACCAACCTGCCTTCAAAAGGAGATCGCTACAGCGAAGCTTTGCAAGCTGAAAAAGGTGCTTACATCGTAACTGATTGCGAAGGAACGCCAGATGTGATCTTGTTGGCCAGTGGTTCAGAAGTGAGCACATTGGTTGCCGGAGCTGAACTTTTGGGAAAAGACGGTGTGAAATGTCGCATCGTGTCTGTTCCTTCTGAAGGTTTATTCCGCTCACAAAGTGCAGAATACCAAGCTGAAGTTCTTCCTGCAGGTATCAAAAAATTCGGTATGACTGCCGGTTTGCCTGTAACTTTGGAAGGATTGGTTGGCGCTGATGGTAAAGTGTTCGGTCTGGAATCATTCGGATTCTCGGCTCCTTACACGGTACTGGACGAAAAACTTGGGTTCAACGGACAAAACGTCTACAACCAGGTAAAAGAATTGTTAGTGATGGCATAA
- a CDS encoding UxaA family hydrolase, with product MANYIKINPLDNVIIALKDFSKGEIIDLEGTPLEILNDVPRGHKIAIAEIAEGKDIVKYGAPIGHATSAILPGDYVHVQNAKTNLSGTMCYEFNQKLNEVAYQNQSLTYKGFKRSNGNVGIRNELWIVPTVGCVNGQAEQIIQLFKEQNNPTDIDNVQVFKHSYGCSQLGDDHTNTQKALAQLINHPNAGGVLVMGLGCENNQIDHLKKFIGEYDASRIKFLVAQDVEDEVEEGLKLFQEIYEQMRHDKREDVPFSTLKVGLKCGGSDGLSGITANPLVGAFSDFLVAQGGSTILTEVPEMFGAEHLLMERSETEEVFNKTVDMINGFKEYYLKHDLPVYENPSPGNKKGGITTLEDKSLGCTQKGGVATVTDVLAYAEPIKKNGLNLLCAPGNDLVAASALGFSGCQIVLFTTGRGTPFGSFVPTLKISTNTPLSEKKSNWIDFNAGRIVEDQTIDETLVDFIAELKSVAEGKKLKHELSGFKEIAIFKTGITL from the coding sequence ATGGCAAATTACATCAAAATTAACCCGCTGGACAATGTCATTATTGCGTTGAAGGATTTTAGCAAGGGAGAAATAATTGACTTGGAAGGCACACCATTAGAAATTCTGAACGATGTGCCCCGCGGGCATAAAATTGCTATCGCAGAGATTGCTGAAGGAAAAGACATCGTAAAATACGGCGCTCCGATCGGACACGCGACTTCTGCAATTTTACCGGGCGATTACGTGCACGTCCAAAACGCAAAAACCAACTTGTCGGGAACTATGTGTTACGAGTTCAACCAAAAGTTGAACGAGGTTGCCTACCAAAACCAATCGCTGACTTACAAAGGATTTAAGCGCAGCAATGGTAATGTGGGAATCCGTAACGAGTTGTGGATTGTTCCGACTGTGGGTTGTGTGAACGGACAGGCCGAACAGATTATTCAGCTTTTCAAAGAACAAAATAACCCGACAGACATCGACAACGTGCAGGTGTTTAAACACAGCTACGGATGTTCTCAGCTTGGCGACGACCACACCAACACCCAAAAAGCGTTGGCTCAATTAATCAATCACCCGAATGCCGGCGGCGTGCTGGTAATGGGATTGGGATGCGAAAACAACCAGATTGATCACTTGAAAAAATTCATCGGCGAGTATGATGCCAGTCGGATAAAATTCTTAGTTGCTCAGGATGTGGAAGATGAAGTAGAAGAGGGCCTGAAATTATTTCAGGAAATCTATGAGCAAATGCGTCATGACAAGCGCGAGGATGTACCATTCTCGACCTTGAAAGTAGGGTTAAAATGTGGTGGTTCCGACGGGTTATCCGGAATCACCGCCAACCCACTTGTTGGTGCATTCTCTGACTTCCTTGTTGCCCAGGGCGGTAGCACCATCCTGACTGAAGTTCCGGAAATGTTCGGTGCCGAGCACCTGTTAATGGAACGTTCGGAAACGGAGGAAGTATTCAACAAAACCGTCGACATGATCAACGGTTTCAAAGAATACTACCTGAAACACGACCTTCCGGTTTACGAAAACCCGTCACCGGGTAACAAAAAAGGAGGTATCACAACTTTGGAAGACAAATCACTTGGTTGTACACAAAAAGGTGGTGTTGCTACCGTTACTGACGTACTAGCATATGCAGAACCAATCAAAAAGAACGGTTTGAACCTGCTTTGTGCTCCGGGTAACGACCTGGTTGCTGCTTCTGCTTTAGGTTTCAGCGGTTGCCAGATTGTGTTGTTCACCACCGGTCGCGGAACACCGTTCGGTAGTTTTGTGCCAACATTAAAAATTTCTACTAACACACCACTGTCAGAAAAAAAATCAAATTGGATCGATTTCAACGCAGGTAGAATCGTTGAAGATCAAACAATTGATGAGACTTTAGTTGACTTCATTGCCGAACTAAAATCAGTGGCCGAAGGAAAAAAATTGAAACATGAATTGAGCGGTTTTAAAGAAATTGCTATCTTTAAAACCGGAATAACCTTATAA